The genomic DNA GAGGTATAATTATAactcacagaaagagacacagggTAGAGTGAGTtagacagagagtgagtttatttttttatcatctgCCCATGATGTGTGAGTTTTgagggggatttttttcttagttCCTTTCCTTTGCTCACAGGTCAACCtcatttaataaaaaacattctgttctcttctctctctctctctgtcagtatgaAGCCTGCTGAGATCCCATGGGGTGAGGCTGGTGCTCTCTATGTAGTTGAGTCCACTGGAGTCTTCCTCAGCATTGAGAAAGCCTCAGTGAGTATTCACCCCAAGTCAAACAGCCAAAACATCAGCTGTTCGTTTACAGCGGGTAACAAAACAACTCCAGAAAATATATGTCAGTATACAAAACAATTTAGAATGTAAATGCCATTAAAAGTGATATTGCCATAGTTTTATTATGGCTTGAGGCTCATTCTTATCCTGTAATCCTTATGATCATAAATTTCAGTGCGGCTGACAGATGTGTCTCTTGTGTTGCTGATAGGCTCACCTACAGGGAGGAGCCAAGCGTGTTGTTGTGTCTGCCCCCTCCCCTGATGCTCCCATGTTCGTGATGGGCGTCAACCAGGAAAAATATGACCCCTCTAGCATGACCATTGTCAGGTGAGATGGGCTCTAGCCTCAGGGATACATTAGCACTACCTTTGTATTTCAAACGCTTCTTTGAAAAGGTTTAGATGTTGCGTTGCATGTTTATGGACTAAGGTGTTTTCCTGTGCTCAGCAATCCAATAACATGACAGCACTAACACGGACGTTTTATTGGTTGAATCGTAGCAATGCATCCTGTACTACTAACTGCTTGGCTCCCCTGGCCAAGGTCATCCATGACAATTTTGGCATTGAGGAGGCTCTTATggtaagtgaatgagtgtgtgactgttttcctgaaacttttttttttttctttttcaaattgttttattGAGCAGATGTTGCAGGTGGCTAATATTTGTACGCTCTTCCCCCCTTGTTCTCCAGACCACAGTCCACGCCTACACCGCCACCCAGAAGACAGTGGATGGTCCCTCTGCCAAGGCATGGCGTGATGGGCGCGGTGCCCACCAGAACATCATCCCTGCCTCCACTGGCGCTGCAAAGGCTGTCGGCAAAGTTATCCCTGAGCTCAATGGGTCAGTGTGGaagcaacagacagacaacactATGATGACAAATCAATATTTAGTATATAACAGTTCCTTTAAGGATATCACAATATAAAATTTAAAGATGTGTAACGAGACCAGTTTGTCACTTTTTTCACAATAGTTTTTTGATTGGGTGTTTAATTCTTGAAATGTCATCAAAAGATCTTTTTTGATGGAGAACCTGGTGTCAAAACAAGCGGTATTCATCTTGCCATGACTGCTGAAATGCCTTATCTTGGTCGTTTCTTCAGGAAGCTGACAGGCATGGCATTCCGTGTGCCCGTCTCTGACGTGTCAGTGGTGGATCTGACCTGCCGCCTCTCACGACCTGCCAGCTACGCCGAGATCAAAGAGTCTGTCAAGAAGGCCGCTCACGGACCCATGAAGGGAGTCCTGGGATACACAGAGGATTCAGTGAGTTTTAGGAGTCATTTGGCATGTCGAAAACCAGATAAAGGCATTCCACGACGTGCTTCTCAGTGAATTCTAAATATATTTACTAGAAGCTCCAGTATTGTAATGTTCTCTTGcgttttctgttttcaggttGTGTCCTCTGACTTCATTGGTGACACTCACTCTTCAATTTTCGATGCCGGTGCTGGCATTTCCCTCAATGACAACTTTGTCAAACTCATCTCCTGGTAAGCTTAATAGTTAAATCTCAAGCATTGGTCTGTCTGAAATGCTTTTTTGGAATATTATAACACTGTATGTGCTGTACACAGTCACGTATTAAGCaatgtcttaattttttttttaatctatcaCAGGTATGACAATGAGTTTGGCTACAGCCACCGTGTTGCTGACCTCTTGATGTACATGCACACCAAGGAGTAACTTCCCAGCAATTCCGAAAAGCCTGAATGGGACCATCATTCCTTCTTTTACATGCACTCACTTCATAGTTAAAGCCATAGTGACACACCCTAGTACCCAGTTTCTTCACTCTCTACAAGACGAATTAGTCTCTGTAgtagtctgagtgtgagtgttagtttTCCTTTATGAAAAAGTCCCACTTTGAGGCAAATTTTGACTTGGcggtatttgtgtctgtgtcgcTCCACAAGCATTGCTGTAGTTGTTTCCATAGTGGGTGTTTAACATGTGATATTGGTGTTAAGAATTCGAGATACAAGGTTAAGTGAGAAAAATGATAACTGTAACGCGAAAGGAAATAAATctgacaaaaaatatttaaagtaaaaaatctgtggtgttcattttcttttttttgtctcaccaTTCATGTCTACCACATATTATGGTATTTTGGACAGAACATGCTTTCCCAGATCTCAGTTaataaaacatgataaaaactGAAAGAGTGTTTAGTGTATTTTTGCTTCATCTCAAATGATTTAACACAATACCAGGCAACCATTAACACTCCATGAAACACGAGTAAATCATCAATTTGAAAGAATTTTTTAAACCAGTACCTTCTCATAGATGGTAACTGAACAGACACTTGGGTATCTATTTTAATATTAACGATGAGAAATGTGTAGGTGAAGAGTGTAAATGCCACCTTGAGTACTTTCAAGCTATTCAAAGAATGAATAACGACAGATAAATCGCAAGATGCATCTAAAATCGATAGGAGCCATTTTGAGTTCACTTACTGCAAACCTGCTTTTTGCAAAACGCAATAATGAGGATCTCTCCAGAGAACGGTTGGCGGCATCTTGTGGTAATGATTTTACTTTCTCAACTATAGGGAGAGAGGCGAAGGAAAAGTTGCTTGAGACTAATTAATTCATTTGCACGTAcataaaaatgttctcttttgcAAGATTTTATGATAAGAAAGCGCCCATATGAAGGAGCCCATATTAACAGCTGCATTCAAACTAAGAGACGGTACTGAAGTACACCGTTACATTAAAAGATGACTGTGAAAGACATCTTCAGGTGTAAATGCCTAAGCTCTAatactgaacaaaaaacaaggaCGCTGAGTGTCACAGATGCCAAGTACCAGTCTTATGTATTATCCCAGGCTATACAGTTCGCCCTTTTTTCGCCGTGCTCCCTGCAAGTTAGTATGTGCATTTCTTGAACTGATGAGGCAGCGCTAGCTAGCGGTAACGGATTTTCATTTCAGCTTGATATTTTTGCCTGTTGTATTTAAAACTTCGAGTGAGATATAAATGAGAAGGACTTTGAAGGAGATACCCTTGCGGACAGACGAGGAGGGCTGAACGTAGTGAGATGCCTCACGTCTAGAAATCGAGGTGTTCTGTGCGATG from Chanos chanos chromosome 8, fChaCha1.1, whole genome shotgun sequence includes the following:
- the gapdhs gene encoding glyceraldehyde-3-phosphate dehydrogenase 2: MSDLCVGINGFGRIGRLVLRACLQKGIKVTAINDPFIDLQYMVYMFKYDSTHGRYRGEVRHEDGKLIVDNHAISVYQCMKPAEIPWGEAGALYVVESTGVFLSIEKASAHLQGGAKRVVVSAPSPDAPMFVMGVNQEKYDPSSMTIVSNASCTTNCLAPLAKVIHDNFGIEEALMTTVHAYTATQKTVDGPSAKAWRDGRGAHQNIIPASTGAAKAVGKVIPELNGKLTGMAFRVPVSDVSVVDLTCRLSRPASYAEIKESVKKAAHGPMKGVLGYTEDSVVSSDFIGDTHSSIFDAGAGISLNDNFVKLISWYDNEFGYSHRVADLLMYMHTKE